CTGTGATCTTCAACAGATGATCGATCCCTGCAGATACTCTATTCAGTAACTCCTTCCCTGCCGAGGTGTGTTAGATGAAAAACTTTTTCCGATTCTCGATCATTTCGATCTGTCAATTGGCTCTCGCAAGCAATTTGTACGCACAATGGGTCCAAACAACCGGCCCCTCGGGCGACGGCATGATCCAAAGTATGGCGAAGAATGACTTTTGGAGGATGAAATGAGAACATTATTTATTTTCGGAGTATTCTTGATACCTGCATTTGTTATGACCACGAACAGTACTGCTGCACAATGGTATGCGATTCCACAGATGCAAAACATTCAGGTTTCATCGTTTCTTGTGATGTCGGACAGCACGCTGTTTGTGGGGGGCTACTTTCATTCCCTGTATCGCTCAACCGATGGCGGTGAGACATGGGTCAACACCGCCGGCCAAATTCCGGCCGATACAATCCTCTCGCTCACCTCTGCCGGGAAATATATTTTTGCCGGCACGAACGACGGCATTTGCCGCTCCTCAGACAGCGGGAGCACCTGGGTGACTGCAAATAACGGTTTTGCGTGGGGCGGAGGAGCTATCAATCAGTTTGCAACCGTTGACACCGTTCTGTATGCGGCCAACCAATCAGGAGTTTATCGGAGCACGGATTTCGGCGCCACATGGATTTCAGACAACAATGGGCTCAGCACCATCTCGGACGTGGTAGCACCTGTCATTGGAATAGTGTCCGCGCCTTCCGGTCTTTTTTCTACACAGGACTATCTTGGGGGAGCGTACGCGATGCGCTTCGGAGATTCAACATGGAAATATATCGGGCTTGAGACCCATTTCCTCGTTGCGAGCGCCTTGACTCTATTTGATACCTCAGTCTTCGCGGGGGGATCGGACGGTATCTTTATGTACAGCGGAAAAGACACAACATGGCTGGCGCGTAGCAACGGACTTCCGGTATGGGGGGCTAATCTGGAATGGATTTTTTTTGCGTCGACAGACAAGCTACTCTTTCTTCATGCCGGCGCCATTGATGGAACAGTTTACGTGACCTCCGATTTCGGGCAGCTCTGGACTCTGGTTGACGGCACTGGCTTGGGAAATACCGGCATAAGCGCCATAGCTGCAAACAAAAAATATCTCTTTGCCGGTACACAAGGAGGCGTATGGCGGATTCCCGTTTCCACTATTGCTACTTCTGTGAATGAGCATTCTTCCCACATCCCTGCGCAGTTTGCGCTTTATCAAAATTATCCGAACCCGTTCAATCCGTCCACGACGATCAGCTACCAGGTTGCGCGAAGCGGGCTCGTGAACTTAAGGGTCTATGATATTCTTGGCAAAGAAGTAGCAACCCTGGCAAATGGACAGAAACAAGCCGGAACATATCAGGTGACATTTGACGCATCAAAGCTGTCCTGTGGAGTGTATTTCTGCAGGCTCGCTGCCGGCGGGATGGTTCAAACAAGGAAACTGATGATGATTAAATGAAGCAGTTGCGCCCGACCAGCATTCACCAACGGACAAAGCCATGAAAATCCTATTGCCCCCGCTTTCCCGCAATTGGTCGCAGCGCCTTTCCTGTATTGATTCTCGTTATCATTACAATATTCCGAGGGTAAAAACGTCTACGGGCATGACATTCCGGCGGACCGCAAATCACTAGAGCGGAAAAAGTGTCTTCAATTCACACCGGTTCAAAAGCGTTCTTTTATCCTGTCAAGACCGCGGCATCCTTCGACGCAGTGTTCGCATCAAATGATCTACACCCCCGCAAATAAAAATCGGAGAAACGGGCATCGTGTCAAAAATCATTGAAGTCCACAATTTCACAAAAACCTACGGCGATCAAGTGGCGGTCGACAATATCTCCTTCGATGTGGACGAAGGATCCGTCTTTGCTTTTCTGGGACCGAACGGGGCGGGAAAAACGACGACCATCAGCACGCTGTGCACCATTCTGGAGAAAACAAGCGGTGTGCTGAAAATTGCCGGACACGATGTCAATGCCGATCAGGCAAAGGTCCGCAGGGACATCGGCATTGTCTTTCAGGAATCGATCCTCGATAATAACCTGACGGTGCAAGAAAACCTGGCTCTGCACTGTGAATTCTACATGGTCCCCGAAGCGGAGATCCGGGAGCGCATCGGTTTTGCTCTTGACCTGGTCGGTCTTCTGGATTGGCAAAAGGCGATGGTGAAGAGCCTTTCCGGCGGCATGAAGCGGCGGGTGGAAATTGCGCGGGGGTTGGTGCATTTCCCCAAAGTGCTTTTTCTGGATGAACCGACAACCGGACTTGACCCGCAGACGCGCGCAAATATATGGGACTACATCTGCACGGTGCAGAAGCAGAAGAACATGACCATCTTCATGACGACGCACTATATGGACGAGGCGGAGATCTGCGACAAAGTTGCCATCATTGACCATGGAAAAATCGTCGCCTTCAACACGCCGTCGCAGTTAAAGCACATGCATACATCGGACGTCGTGAAAATCAAAACGTCGGACGCTGTCGGGCTGCGGGAATATCTCGGAAAAAATGAGATCCCGTACAGCGAGAAGGAGAATCTTTTCATGGTGCGGTCCGGGAGTATCGCCATGACGCTGGAGATGCTTTCACAGCGGAAGGATTCCATCATTGATTTTGAAGTCCACAAAGGAACATTGAATGACGTCTTCATCGCCATCACCGGAAAGGAGATCCGGAAATAATGCGCGCCATTAAAGCGATCCTCCTCCGAAATCTGACGGCATTCAGCCGGGACAAAATGCGGTTCTTCTTTACGCTCTTTATGTCCGGATTCTTCCTCTTCATTTTTTCGTTTGTCATGAAAGCGGCGGCAACCGGTATCGCCGCTCCGATGAATTATCTCATCTCGGGCATCATTATCATGACGGTCTTTCAGTCGGCCCTGAATAATTCCATGAATATTATTGAAGATGTTGCCAGCGGTTTTATGAAGGAAATTATGGTCGCGCCTATTGCGCGATGGCAGATCTCTTTGGGACAGATCGCGTCTGCAACGGTGATTTCCGTCCTGCAGGGAATGCTCATCGTTATCATCGGCCTTTTTATAGGACTGAAGCTCGACCTATTCCATTTTGTCCAGATGGGAGCCGTGATGGCGGTTGTCGGCGTCACCTTTGCATCGATCGGATTGTACCTGGCGACGTTGTCGAAGAATTCCTCAACGTTTCAGGTAATGATCTCGGTCATCGCCATGCCGTTGACATTTCTCTCCGGAGCGTACATACCAACCACGGTGCTGCCGAGCTTTCTCCTTCCCCTCATCTATCTTAATCCGCTCACCTACACCACGTCGGCATTCCGTTCTATCGCGCTGGAAACGGACGGAATGACAGAAGCAGCGATGCTGCATAACGGCATTGCATTCGATATCGGCGGCTTCATCGTGACGCCGCATATCGCACTGACATTGGTCGTTCTGATAGGAATGCTCTTCTTTTTGCTGTGCGTTCAGCGGTTCAACCGGGCGGACTTCTCGCAGGTGAAGGTATTCCACAGGCGGCATCGATAACCTTCTTTCATCGCGAGCGCCGGTTGATTCATACCATACTCAAGAATAGTTTCTATTTATACTTAATGAGAGAGATATGGGAACGATAAAATGCGCCCATTTCGTGAAAGATCATCTGACTTCTCCTGCTTGATGGTCATCCCGGACAATCAGAGTATGAAAAATAGAAATAATCGAACAGAATTTTGAGAATGCAGCGACAAAGAATCCCTACACAGATCGACATGAGAAAAGGTGACTGCTTTGAAACCTTCCCTTGAAGAAAAGAGCTTGCTCCTCATCGGCGCATCTAGAGGCCTTGGCTGCGCGATGGCTGAGGAATACATAAAGCTGGGCTGGAGCGTCGTCGCGACGACCCGGACGCGATCCGGTACGCCGTTGCATAGGCTGGCTGAATCGGCAGGAGACCGTCTGGAAATTGAAACCGTCGACATCAACGTCCCCTCTCAGGTCATCGCGCTGCGAGATCGTTTAGCGGAGAGAATGTTCGACCTTTTGTTCGTCAACGCGGGGGTCAAGAACAACGACGCCGAGACGATCGCCGATGTTTCGACCGACGAATTCATCCGGGTGATGGTGACCAACGCTTTGAGCCCGATGCGGACGATCGAAACTCTGCACGTCTTGGTAAGTCCGACAGGGACTATCGGCGTCATGTCTTCGGGACAAGGAAGCGTCACGAACAACACCAACGGAAACTACGAAGTCTATCGAGGGAGCAAAGCGGCCTTGAACATGTTCATGCGGAGTTTTGCCGCGCGTCATGCCAACGACCGCCGCGCTCTGCTTGCGATGGCGCCAGGTTGGGTACGAACGGATATGGGCGGGCCCGAGGCCCGATTGAGCATCGGCGAGAGCATACCGAATTTGGTGGCAACAATTAACGCCCAGCACGGCAAGCCTGGGCTGCAATACCTTGATTATCTCGGCCGCGTTGTTCCGTGGTGAGACCGATCCTTGGTTTTTTCCTGTCTCACCGGTTTTACCAGAGTAGAAGCATCGTCTGACGCGCCGCGCCATTATGTCCCTCCGTCGGATTCGGTGCCGAAGAGGCCAGAGCGATCGAGTTGAGTCTCTTCATCACGAAAACGTAATTCGGTCGGTTGGGATCTATTAGAACATGAACGAGCCGGCGACGTCTCTTTTTTTTACCTTGATTGTCCCACTGAATAAGTGTACTTTTGCGCATTAAGCTTACCCGGGGGAAAACGGGGCAGAAAATAATATCAGACCTAAACCCTCGGATTCGCGACGGCGATGATGAGGGTTTTTGTATTTTGTTGCCAAGCGCGGAG
This genomic window from Bacteroidota bacterium contains:
- a CDS encoding ATP-binding cassette domain-containing protein gives rise to the protein MSKIIEVHNFTKTYGDQVAVDNISFDVDEGSVFAFLGPNGAGKTTTISTLCTILEKTSGVLKIAGHDVNADQAKVRRDIGIVFQESILDNNLTVQENLALHCEFYMVPEAEIRERIGFALDLVGLLDWQKAMVKSLSGGMKRRVEIARGLVHFPKVLFLDEPTTGLDPQTRANIWDYICTVQKQKNMTIFMTTHYMDEAEICDKVAIIDHGKIVAFNTPSQLKHMHTSDVVKIKTSDAVGLREYLGKNEIPYSEKENLFMVRSGSIAMTLEMLSQRKDSIIDFEVHKGTLNDVFIAITGKEIRK
- a CDS encoding ABC transporter permease, whose protein sequence is MRAIKAILLRNLTAFSRDKMRFFFTLFMSGFFLFIFSFVMKAAATGIAAPMNYLISGIIIMTVFQSALNNSMNIIEDVASGFMKEIMVAPIARWQISLGQIASATVISVLQGMLIVIIGLFIGLKLDLFHFVQMGAVMAVVGVTFASIGLYLATLSKNSSTFQVMISVIAMPLTFLSGAYIPTTVLPSFLLPLIYLNPLTYTTSAFRSIALETDGMTEAAMLHNGIAFDIGGFIVTPHIALTLVVLIGMLFFLLCVQRFNRADFSQVKVFHRRHR
- a CDS encoding SDR family NAD(P)-dependent oxidoreductase, coding for MKPSLEEKSLLLIGASRGLGCAMAEEYIKLGWSVVATTRTRSGTPLHRLAESAGDRLEIETVDINVPSQVIALRDRLAERMFDLLFVNAGVKNNDAETIADVSTDEFIRVMVTNALSPMRTIETLHVLVSPTGTIGVMSSGQGSVTNNTNGNYEVYRGSKAALNMFMRSFAARHANDRRALLAMAPGWVRTDMGGPEARLSIGESIPNLVATINAQHGKPGLQYLDYLGRVVPW
- a CDS encoding T9SS type A sorting domain-containing protein; the protein is MRTLFIFGVFLIPAFVMTTNSTAAQWYAIPQMQNIQVSSFLVMSDSTLFVGGYFHSLYRSTDGGETWVNTAGQIPADTILSLTSAGKYIFAGTNDGICRSSDSGSTWVTANNGFAWGGGAINQFATVDTVLYAANQSGVYRSTDFGATWISDNNGLSTISDVVAPVIGIVSAPSGLFSTQDYLGGAYAMRFGDSTWKYIGLETHFLVASALTLFDTSVFAGGSDGIFMYSGKDTTWLARSNGLPVWGANLEWIFFASTDKLLFLHAGAIDGTVYVTSDFGQLWTLVDGTGLGNTGISAIAANKKYLFAGTQGGVWRIPVSTIATSVNEHSSHIPAQFALYQNYPNPFNPSTTISYQVARSGLVNLRVYDILGKEVATLANGQKQAGTYQVTFDASKLSCGVYFCRLAAGGMVQTRKLMMIK